GCGTTCAACATGCTGCTCTTCGTCGCCGCGATCCGGAACGTGCCCCGCTCCTACTACGAGGCCGCCGCGCTCGACGGCGCCGGCGCCTGGCACCAGTTCCGGTACATCACGCTGCCGAGCATCGCGCCGACGTCGTTCATCGTCGTGCTGCTGTCGTCCCTCGGCGCGTTCAAGGAGTTCGCGACGATCCAGGCCCTCAACGGCGGCGGCCCCGGCACCGACAACAACCTGCTCGTGCAGTACATCTACACGAACGGGTTCCAGAACGCCCACATCGGCTACGCCTCGGCGGCGTCGATGGTCCTCATGCTCATCCTCATGGCCATCGCCCTGATCCAGCTGGCCGTGAACCGTCGGACGGAGAAGCGCCGATGACCACGACCCTGCCCGGTGCCGGCGCACCCGGCGCCGCGAACCCGGACGCCACCCGCCCCGACGCGGGCGACGGGGACCTGACCCGATCCGTGACCACCGCCGGCCGACGCGCCGCGAAGCGTGCGGCGAAACGGGCCGCCACCCGCGGCGGCCTCGACCGCGTGCCGAAGCCCAAGGCGATCGCGGTCAGCGCGCTCCTCTGGGTCTTCATCATCGGCTTCGGGTTCCCGGTGCTGTGGTTCGTCCTCAGCGCGTTCAAGCCCGGCGGCGAACTGTTCTCCTACCCACTGACGCTGTTCCCGGAGCAGTGGTCGGTGTCCGGCTTCGTCGAGGCCTGGCAGAGCTTCGACTTCGCCCGCTACTTCGGCAACACGATCGTCGTCGCCCTCGTGACCACCGTGCTGACGGTCCTCGCGAGTGCCGCCACCGGGTACGCCCTGGCGAAGTACGACAACCGGTGGCTCAAGGTGTTCTTCGTGTGCATCCTCGCCACGACCATGCTCCCGACCGAGGTCATCCTCGCGCCGACGTTCATCGTGATCCGTGACCTCGGCATGTACGACTCGCTCGCGGGCATCATCGTGCCGTCGATCATCACCGCGACCGGCATCTTCATGTTCCGGCAGTTCTTCCTCACCGTCCCGGACGACCTCGTCGAGGCCGCACGGATCGACGGCGCGAGCGAGTTCGGGATCTTCTGGCGGATCATGCTGCCGATCTCCCGGCCGATCATGCTGACGCTCGCGATCTTCTCGTTCCAGTGGCGGTGGAACGACTACATCTGGCCGCTGCTGGTCCTCAACGACCCGCACCAGTTCACGATCCAGATCGCCCTGCAGAGCATCGTCGGGGCCGAGAACGTCAACTGGACCGTGCTGCTCGGTGCCTCGGTGATCTCGATCCTGCCGCTGCTGCTCATCTACCTGGTGTTCCAGAAGTACGTGAACGGCGCGGACCTCAACGCGGGGCTCAAGGACTGATGGGGTTCCTCGACGCGGTCGGCCCCGCCGCCGAAGCCGAGCTCGCCGCGTGGCGGACGGCGCCGGGCGACCCGGCGGCGCTGTCGCACCGCGAGCTGATGGCACGTGCCCTCGCCTTCGTGGGTGCCCGGGTCCGGCACGAGCGGCCGGGAGGCCCGGATCGCCTCCCCGACGACGACCTCGCCACCGCGCACGGGTACGTCCGGCACCTCACTACCCGGCAGTCGGCCGGAGGCACCTTCGTCGGTGGGGACAACGTGCTCTCGCCGCCCGACTCTGCGTTCACGGTGAACGACGTGTGCGACGCCCTCGAGCTGCTCGAGCCGCTGCGCGACCGGGACCCGGCCGCCGAGGCACTCGCCGCCGACCTCGACCGGATCGTCGAGCGGGCGACCCCGGCGCTCCTGACCGGCGGCGTGCACACGCCGAACCACCGGTGGGAGATCAGCGCGGCCCTCGCCCGGATCCACCGCCTGCACCCGTCGGACGCCCTCGTCGAGCGCATCCACGAGTGGCTCGCCGAGGGGCCGGACATCGACGCCGACGGGCTGTGGTCCGAACGGAGCCCGAACTACGCCGCCGCGGTGTCCTGCCCGTCGTTCCTCGTGCTCGCCGACGTGCTCGACCGACCGGCGCTCGTCGACCCGGTCCGGCGCTCGCTCGACGCCACCCTCGCGCTGCTCCTCCGCGACGACACCGTCGAGACCGTGCAGTCCCGGCGACAGGACCAGTCGGAGCCGTTCGGGATCGGGCCCTTCGCGCCGCTGCTCTGGCACGTCGCGGTGCTCGACCAGCGCGGGGACCTCGCCGCCGTGGCGGCCCGCGCGGCCGTCGCCCCGATGTGGCAGCCCGCCGTGACCGCGGCCCGCGCGATGACCGACCCGCTCCTCGCCGAACCGCTACCCGCCCCGGAGCCACTCCCCCTCGGCACCACCGTGTTCGACGGCGCCCGGCTCGTCCACGTCCGCGAGGCGCACCGGGACGTCGTCGTCTTCGCCGGGTCGGACGTGCCGGCGCAGGGCCACGTGCGCTCCGGGCTCGCGAACAGCCCCACGTTCCTCCGCGTGCTGTCCGGCGACGCCGTGCTCTCCGACGTCCGGCTCTCGCGGGAGTTCTTCGGCCTCGGCCCCTTCCGGCCGACCTCGCTCGATGATCTCGGGGACGGACGGTGGCGACTCAGCGAGACCGTCTCCGCCGGCTACCACCAGCCGCTCGTCCCCGCCGACCGACGGGCCGACGGCGACTACGCCCTCGGCGACGAGGGCCGGTTCTCCGGCTCCATGGCGTTCGGGTCCCGCGCGGTCGACGAGGTGTCGCTCCGCACGGTCG
This is a stretch of genomic DNA from Curtobacterium sp. 458. It encodes these proteins:
- a CDS encoding carbohydrate ABC transporter permease, which produces MTTTLPGAGAPGAANPDATRPDAGDGDLTRSVTTAGRRAAKRAAKRAATRGGLDRVPKPKAIAVSALLWVFIIGFGFPVLWFVLSAFKPGGELFSYPLTLFPEQWSVSGFVEAWQSFDFARYFGNTIVVALVTTVLTVLASAATGYALAKYDNRWLKVFFVCILATTMLPTEVILAPTFIVIRDLGMYDSLAGIIVPSIITATGIFMFRQFFLTVPDDLVEAARIDGASEFGIFWRIMLPISRPIMLTLAIFSFQWRWNDYIWPLLVLNDPHQFTIQIALQSIVGAENVNWTVLLGASVISILPLLLIYLVFQKYVNGADLNAGLKD